In the Thermoanaerobaculia bacterium genome, CGCGCCCTCGACGGCGAGATCGAGGTCCGCGTCGTCCATGACGAGGATCGCGTTCTTCCCCCCCATCTCGAGGTGGAAGCGCTTGTTCTGCTTCGCGCACTCGACGCCGATCGCCTTGCCGACGGCGGTCGAGCCGGTGAACGAGATCACGCGGACGTCCGGGTGATGGACGAGCGGATCGCCGACCTCGGAGCCCCCGCCGGTGACCACGTTGAAGACGCCGGCCGGCAGGCCCGCCTCTTCGAATACCTTCGCGAGCTCGATCACGGAAGCCGGGGTGTCGGTCGCGGGCTTGATGACGATCGTGTTGCCGCAGATGAGCGCCGCCATCGACTTCCATGCCGGGATCGCGATCGGGAAGTTCCACGGGGTGATGAACCCGCAGACGCCGATCGAGTCCCGCACCGCCATCGCGAACTTGTTCGCGAGCTCCGAGGGGGCGGTGACGCCGAAAAGGCGCCGCCCCTCGCCGGCCGCGAGGAAGGCCATGTCGATCGCTTCCTGCACGTCGCCGCGGGTCTCCGCGAGCACCTTCCCCATCTCGCGCGTCATGAGCCGCGCGATCTCTTCCTTGCGGCGCTTGAGGATGTCGCCGGCGGCGTAGAGGATCTCGGCCCGCTTCGGCGCGGGCGTGAGACGCCAGGAACGGTAGGCGGCGCGCGCCGCGGCGACCGCGTCGTCGACGTCCTTCGCCGTCGACTTCGGATACGTCCCGACCAGATCGTCGCGGTCCGCGGGGTTTCGGTTCTCGAAGGTCCTTCCGGAAACCGAGGGGACCCATTTCCCCCCGATGAAGTTGCGGTTCTCCGTACTGCTCATTTGTGCTCGCTGACGATGGCGGGCGGCGCCGCCGGTTTCCCCGGTTCCGACGGGCGCGTCCCCTCGGAGCGCGCGCTCATGTCCACGTTGCCGCGGAAGTGCGCGCCCTCCGAAATGACGATCTTCGGGGCCCGGATGTTCCCCTCGAGCGACCCCGACGGGAGGAGCTCGACCCGCTCGTCGGCCGTCACGTCCCCCTTGACGCGCCCGGCGATCGTCACGTTCTTCGCGTGGATCTTCGCGTCGACGTGCCCGGCGCTCGAGATGACGAGGTCCTTGCGGAGCTCGATCGTCCCCTCGACGCGGCCGAGGACCTCGACGTCCTCGTCGCCGGAGATCTCCCCGATGAGCTTGATCTGGCTTCCGATCACGGTTTTTCCTCCCTTGGTCGTCGACGGAGCGGGACGGGGTGGGGCCGGGACCGGCGGTCCCGCGGGCGCCGGGGGCTTGTCGCTGGGTTTTCCGCTGAATAAGGCCATAAGAGTTCGAGTGTAGCAAAGTCGCGCCGGGTCGAACCCCGCCCAATGGGCAGGTTCGTCTCCCTTTATGATTGGCGCGTGCGCGTCCTCTTCCTCGCCGCCGAAGCCGCCCCTCTCGTCAAGGTCGGCGGCCTGGGAGACGTGGCCGGCTCCCTTCCCCGCGCGCTCGCCGCTCTCGGGATCGACGTGCGGGTCGCGATTCCCGACGCGAGGCCCCTCGAGGAACGACGCTTCGTCCCGCGCCCGGTCGCGACGTTTTCCGTCTCCGCCGCCCACGGCGACGAAGTCGCGGCGGTCTCGGAGGTGGACGTCGACGGCTTCCCCTTCCTCCTGGTCGGCGGCGCGCCGATCCCCCGTTCCGGCCGGGTGTACGGAAACGGGATCGGCGAAGACGGACCGAAGTTCGCGTTCTTCTGTCGCGCCGCTCTCGAGCTCTGCCGGCGGTCCGGCTGGAAGCCGGACCTCGTCCACGCCCACGACTCGCATGCGGCTCCGGCCGCCGCGTGGCTCTCGGAGGCTTCCGGCGACCCGTTTTTCCGCGACACCGCTTCGCTGGTGACGATCCACAACCTCCCGTACATGGGGACGGGCGCCGGCGCCGCGCTCGCCGACTACGGGATCCCCGTGGACGGGGACGGGCTTCCCGAGTGGGCGCGGGGGGCCCTGCTCCCCGTCGGGATCGCGCGCGCCGACGAGATCAGCACCGTGAGTCCCACGTACGCCCGCGAGATCCTCACTCCGGAGTACGGGTGCGGACTCGACGCGCTCCTGCGGAGCCGCGCGGACCGCCTGACGGGAATCGTCAACGGCCTCGACCTCACGGTGTGGGATCCGTCCGCGGACTCCGCCCTCGCGCGCCGCTTCGACGCCGCGCGCATCGACGCGCGCGACGAGAACCGCGACGCTCTCCGGCGCGACCTCGGCCTCGAAAGCGATCCGGCGGCGCCGCTCGTGGGAATCGTGTCCCGGCTCGACGACCAGAAGGGCTTCGACGTCGCGGCTCCCGCGCTCGCCCGGTGGCTCGCCTCGGGGGGGCAGCTCGCGGCCCTCGGGACGGGCGATCCCGCGGTCGAGAGAGGGCTCGGGGAGCTCGCCGCCGCGCATCCCTCGCGCGCCGCCGTCCGCTTCCGCTTCGATGCGGACCTCGCCCGCCGGATCTACGCGGGAGCGGACATGTTCCTCATTCCCTCCCGGTACGAGCCGTGCGGCCTCACCCAGATGATCGCGATGCGCTACGGATGCGTGCCGGTCGCGCGGGAGACGGGCGGGCTCGCCGACACGATCCGTGACGCGGCGGGAAGCGCCGGCACCGGCTTCCTCTTCCCGACGCTCGACCCGGACGCGATCTCCGGCGCCCTCGAACGCGCCCGGGCGCTCCGCGGAAACCGCCCGGCATGGCGTTCGCTCGTCCTTCGCGGAATGGCCGAAGACTTCTCCTGGACGCGCTCGGCCCGGGCCTACGATGCCCTCTACGTCCGCGCCGCCGCCCGCCGGCGGGAGACCGTCGCCCGATGAGGGCGTCGGGAACGTCGCCCCATGAAGGGCGTCGAGGATGTCGAGCCGTCCAGGGGCGCGGCACGGAAAGTTCGATGACCCGCCCGGGAGCCGCGTCCTGAAGACCCGGGCCGTCATCCTCGCCGGCGGTGAGGGTTCGCGCCTGGGCGTCCTCACGGACAAGCGCGCCAAGCCCGCCGTCCCCTTTGCCGGGAAGTATCGGATCATCGACTTCACGCTCTCCAACTGCGTGAACTCCGGGCTCTTCGACGTCATGATCCTGACGCAGTACCGCCCGCACTCGTTGAACGAGCACATCGCCGCGGGCCGCCCCTGGGATCTCGACCGCAGCTTCACCGGCGGCGTCAAGATCTACCAGCCGTATCGCGGGCGGCTCGCGACCGACTGGTACAAGGGGACGGCGGACGCCGTCTTCCAGAACCTCTCGTTCGTGGAACGCGAAACGCCCGACTTCGTCCTGATCCTCTCGGGCGACCACATCTACAAGATGAACTACGCCGAGATGATCGACTTCCACGTGTCGAACCAGGCGGATCTCACGATCGCGACCCTCGAGGTCACCCGCGAGGAGGCGACGCGGATGGGGATCCTGGGCACCGACGCGGAGGCCCGGGTGACCCAGTTCGTCGAGAAGCCCTCCGACCCGCCGGCGACGCTCGCGTCGATGGGCATCTACGTCTTCGGCGCGCCCCTCCTTTCCCGCGTGCTCCTCGAGGACGGCCGCCGGCGCGATTCGACGCACGATTTCGGCAAGGACGTGATCCCGCGCCTGATCCAGGAAGGTTTCCGCGTCCTCGCGTATCCGTTCCGCGGCTACTGGGTCGACGTCGGGACGATCGAGGCGTACTGGCGGACGCACATGGACCTCCTCCGGACGCCTCCGCCTTTCAACCTGAACGACCGTTCCTGGATCATCCGGACGGTCTCCGAGCACCAGCCGCCCGTGCGAATCCAGGATGGCGCCCTCGTCCAGGACAGCCTCGTGACCGACGGCTGCGTCATCGCGCCCGGCGCGCGGGTCGAAAACAGCATCCTCTCCCCGGGGGTCCTCGTGGGGCCGCGAGCGGTGCTCAAGGAGTCGGTCGTGCTCTCCGGGGCGGTGATCGAGAGCGGCGCCCAGCTGCGTCGGACGATCGTCGACAAGCACGTCGTGATCGGGCACCACGCGCGGATCGGAGGAATGGGGCGCGCGGGCGAGCCGCCCCTCCTGACGACGCTCGGCAAGAACGCGGTGATCCCCGAGCACGCGGTCGTGCCGGCCGGGGCCACGGCGGCCGCGGACGCGAAGGCGGTCGAGTTCGCCCCGGCGAAACCCGCGCGCGCGCCCGTCTGATATGCTCCCGCGCCGTTTGGAAACGCCTCTCCGGAAACACCCTCCCCTCCCCGCGGTCCCCGAGGCGATCGCCGCGCTCGCCGATCTCGCGTTCGATCTGCGCGCCTCCTGGCGCCCCGAGGTCGCGCGCCTCTTCGCCGGCCTCGACGGCGCGCTCTGGACGGCGACGCGCCAGAACGCGGTCGCCCTCCTCCAGCGCGTTCCGGCCCAGGTGCTCGATGCCGCCGCGAGCGACCCCGGGTACGTGGCCGCCGTCGCGGCGGTGCGGCGCGCGCTCGAGGAAGCGGACGAACGGCCGTCCCCGCTCGCTGGCGCCTGCGAGCTCGAGGAGCGCGGCGAGCGCATCGCCTATTTCTGCGCCGAGTTCGGCGTCGCGGAATGCCTCCCGATCTACGCCGGCGGCCTCGGCATCCTCGCCGGCGACACGCTCAAGTCCGCTTCCGACCTCCGCGTGCCGCTCGTCGGCGTCGGCCTCTTCTATCGAGAGGGATATTTCCGCCAGGCGCTCTCCGACGAAGGGCGGCAGGAGGAGCGCAACCCGCCCGCGGATCCGGACGCGCTCCCCCTCGCGCTCGCGATCGGCCCGGACGGGATGCCCCTCGAGATCTTCGTCGACTTTCCCGGACGGCGAGTCGGCCTGGCGGTCCGGCTCGCGCGGGTCGGAGCGACGCCTCTCGTCCTCCTCGACTCGGATCTCGAGGGAAATTCTCCCGCCGACCGCGCGATCACGCACCGCCTCTACGGCGGCGACGCCGAGAATCGGCTCCAGCAGGAGATTCTCCTCGGCATCGGCGGGATGCGCGCCCTCGACGCGCTCGGCTGGCGCCCCGCCGTCCGTCACCTCAACGAAGGACACGCGGCGTTCGCGACGCTCGAACGCATCCGCCAGCTCGTCCGCGAGGAAGGACTCCCGTTCGCCGAGGCGCGGCGCGCCGGCGCCGCGGGGAACGTCTTCACGACCCATACGCCCGTTCCCGCGGGAATCGACCTCTTTCCCCACGACCTGATCGAGCCGTATTTCGCGGACCTGGCCGCCGAGATCGGTCTCTCCACGGGCGACTTCTACGCGCTCGGCGCCGAGATCGTCGATCCGGAACGCAACCTCTTCTCGATGGCCGCCCTCGCCCTCCGCCTCAGCGCGAAGACGAACGCGGTCTCGAAGCTCCACGCGCGCGTGGCCCGCGGCCTCTGGCAGAAGATGACGCCCGAAACGCCCGTCGACGAGGTGCCGATCTTCCCGATCACGAACGGCGTGCACCGCGACACGTGGACGGATCCCGACATGCGCTTCGAGGACCCGAAGCGGGCCGATCCGCCCGAGATCTGGCGACGCCATCAGGGTCTGCGGCGCCGGCTCGTCGTGCGCTGCCGCGAGATCCTCGGAAGCGACGTTCTCGACCCGGAGGCGCTGACGATCGGCTTCGCGCGGCGCTTCGCCACGTACAAGCGCGCTCCCCTCGTCTTCACCGACCCCGACCGACTCGCGCGGCTGATTCACGCCGAGGGCCGGCCCCTCCAGTTCGTTTTCTCGGGTAAGGCGCATCCGCACGACCAGCCGGGCAAGGAGTTCGTGCATCGGATCGTCGGCTTCTCCCGGGAGGATCGCTTCCGCGGGCGCGTCGTCTTCCTCCCCGACTACGACGTCGACATCGCGCGCCTCCTCGTTTCCGGATGCGACGTCTGGCTCAACAACCCGGAGCGTCCGCTCGAGGCTTCCGGGACGTCCGGAATGAAAGCGGGGATGAACGGGGTCCTGAATCTCTCGGCGCTCGACGGCTGGTGGGACGAGGCCCCGCGCGAGGAGACGGGGTTCACCTTCGGCCTCGCGCAGGACCATCCCCCCGCCGACCTCATGGCTCAGGCGCTCTACACGGTGCTCGAAAACGAGGTGATCCCGCTCTTCTGGGAGAGAAACGGCGACGGCGTGCCGCGAGGCTGGGTGGAGAAGATGCGCGGATCGATGGACCGGATCGGCGCCCTCTTTTCCACCGACCGGATGATCGGCGAATACCTCGACGTCGCGTGGATCGGCGCCGCGCGGCGCTCGCAGCGAGGGGAGGCGGGAGCACGCGCCGCCGCCGCCGCCCGTCCCCGAAGAGATTCGGAGCTCGCCGGAAAGGAGTGAGCCCCCGATCCGCCGGCCGGACCTCGGCGGAAATCCGAATTCGAATCCCGAAACCCGGAACGCATCGATGAAGAGTCGATTTCAGGAAACGAGGCGGGTCTTGGCCGTTCCCGATTCGAATTTCGCTCCGGCTTCCGGTTTCGATATTCGAGGCTCGTCCCGATGACTCGCCGCCTCGGACTCCTCCTCCACCCGACGTCCCTTCCCGGCCGATTCGGGCGCGGGGATCTCGGACCGGAGGCGGATCGGTTCCTCGAGTGGATGCACGAAGCGGGCGCCGGGGTCTGGCAGGTGCTCCCGCTGGGGCCGTGCGGCTACGGCGACTCTCCGTACGGCGGCGCCTCGGCGTTCGCCGGAAACCGCTACCTGATCTCGCCGGAGCGGCTCGTCGCCGACGGATGGCTCGACGCCGGGGACCTCGAGACCGCTCCGCCGCCCGTCCGTCCCGATGACTCCGCCGCGTTCCGCGAAAGCCTCCTCGATCGCGCCTGGCGTCGTTTTCGGGGGAATCCCCCGCCGGATCGCCTCGCGGCCCTCGACGCGTTCCGCCGCGACGCCGCCCGGGCGCGATGGCTCCCGGACTGGGCCCTCTTCACCTCGATCAAGGCGGATCGGCGCGGCGCCCGCTGGACGGAGTGGCCCGCCCCGCTCGCGCGGCGCGAACCCGACGCGCTCGCGGAGGCCGCCCGGCGGCTCGCGGACGAGACCGCCAAGGAGGAGTTCGTGCAGTTCCTCTTCTTCACGCAATGGGACGCCGTCCGCCGGCGCGCCTTCGAGCTCTCGATCGCGGTCTTCGGCGACATGCCGATCTACGTCGCTCACGACAGCGCCGACGTCTGGACCCACCCGGAGCTGTTCGATCTCGACGACCGGGGCGAGCCGGTCGCGGTCTCGGGCGTGCCGCCCGACTACTTCAGCGCGACCGGGCAACGCTGGGGCTCGCCGCTCTACCGATGGGACCGCTGCCGGGAGCAGAAATGGGCGTGGTGGATCGACCGGTTCCGCTCGAATCTGGCGCTCGCCGACCTCGTTCGGATCGATCACTTCCGGGGATTCGCCGGATTCTGGGCGATTCCCGCGTCGGAGTCGACGGCCATCGCCGGAGAATGGCGCCGGGGGCCCGGAAGGGAGCTCTTCGATGCCGTCCGCGAAGCGGTGGGAGGAGGACTCCCCTTCGTCGCCGAGGATCTCGGGGTGATCACTTCCGACGTCGTCGACCTCCGCGACCGCCTCGGCCTTCCCGGCATGCGCGTCCTCCAGTTCGGGTTCGACGGCGACGACAGCCCTCACTTGCCGCACCGCCACGTCCCGAACTGCTTCGTCTACACCGGGACGCACGACAACGACACGGCGCGCGGCTGGCTGGACCGCGCTCCCGCCGCCGAACGGTCCCGCGCCCTCGACTACACCGGGAGCGACGGCTCCGATTTCCCCTGGAGCCTCCTCCGCACCGCGCTCGAGTCGGTCGCGGAAACCGCGATCGCGCCCCTCGCGGACGTCCTCGGCCTCGGAAGCGAAGCGCGCCTCAACACCCCCGGCAACCCGGAGGGCAACTGGAAATGGCAGGCGCCGCCCGGCGCGTTGTCGCCCGCGCTCGCGGCCCGGCTCCGGCGGTTGTGCGCCCTGACCGGGCGGGCGAGATAGATTTCGGGGTCATGACGAAGGACCGGCGCGGCGGCCTCACCTCCGACGACGTCTGGCTGCTGAACGAAGGAAGGCACTTCCGCCTGTCCGAGAAGCTCGGATCGCATCCCGATCCGGAGAGCGGCACGACGCGATTCGCGGTCCTCGCCCCCGATGCGGGCGAGGTCTCGGTCGTCGGCGATTTCAACGAATGGGACCCGGCGGCCTGTCCGCTCCAACCCGTCGGGCAGTCGGGCGTCTGGGAGGGATCGGCCGCGGCTCCCCGGGGCAGCCGGTACAAATACCGGATCGCCTCCCGCGGAACGGGGTATCGGGTGCAGAAAGCCGATCCCTTCGCGTGGATGCACGAGACCCCGCCGAACACCGCGTCGATCGTCTGGGATCTCGACTACGCGTGGCAGGACGAGGAATGGATGGCGACCCGCGGCCGCCGAAACGCCCTCGACGCGCCGATCTCGATCTACGAAGTCCACCTCGGCTCCTGGCGGCGCGGCGCCGATGGGGTCACCTACCGGGGAATCGCGGCGCCGCTCGCCGAATACGCGGCCGAATCGGGATTCACGCACGTCGAGTTCCTCCCGCTCATGGAGCACCCGTTCACCGGCTCGTGGGGATACCAGACGACCGGCTACTTCGCGCCGACGAGCCGTTTCGGCCCTCCCCAGGACCTGATGTACCTGATCGACACGCTGCACCGCGCGGGGATCGGGGTGATCCTCGACTGGGTCCCCTCCCACTTCCCGACCGACGAGCACGGCCTCGCGTTCTTCGACGGCACCCATCTCTACGAGCACGCCGATCCGCGCCAGGGATTCCACCCCGACTGGAAGAGCGCGATCTTCAATTACGCGCGCAAGGAAGTCCGGAGCTTTCTCGGATCGAGCGCCCTCTTCTGGCTCGAGCGCTACCATGCCGACGGCCTCCGCGTCGACGCGGTCGCGTCGATGCTCTACCTCGACTACTCGCGGCAGGAGGGGGAGTGGATCCCGAACGCGCACGGCGGCCGCGAGAATCTCGACGCGATCTCGCTCCTGCGCGAGATCAACACGGAGGCGTACCGGCGTTTCCCCGACGTCCAGATGATCGCGGAGGAATCGACCGCGTGGCCCGGCGTCGCGCGACCCGTCGACGCGGGCGGGCTCGGGTTCGGCCTGAAGTGGGACATGGGATGGATGAACGACACGCTCTCCTATTTCGGCCGGGACCCGATCCACCGGCGGTACCATCACGACGAGCTCACGTTCCGGCTGCTCTACGCCTTCTCCGAGAACTTCCTCCTTCCGCTCTCGCACGACGAGGTCGTGCACGGCAAGCGGTCGCTCCTCGAAAAGATGCCCGGCGACGACTGGCAGAAGTTCGCCAATCTCCGGCTGCTCTTCTCCTACCTGTTCGTCTCGGCCGGCAAGAAGCTCCTGTTCATGGGCGGCGAGCTCGGCGAGCGCCGGGAGTGGAGCCACGACGGCGAAATCGACTGGGGGCTCCGCGCGGCGCCGTGGCACGAGGGAGTCCGCCGGCTCGTCGCCGATCTCAACCGCCTCTACCGCGAGTTCCCCGCGCTCCACCGGCTCGACACGTCGCCCGAGGGGTTCGAGTGGATCGATTGCCGCGACGCGTCGCGCAGCATCCTCGCGATCCTCCGCCGCGGCGGCGTCGGACCCGAGGTCGTCGCGGTGCTGAATTTCACGCCTCTCCCGCGCGAGGACTACGCCGTCGGATTTCCTTCCCCCGGCGCGTGGCGGGAGATCTTCAACAGCGATTCGGGCCACTATGCCGGTTCGGGCATCGGCAACCTGGGGCGGATCGCCGCCGTCGCCGAGCCTCTCCACGGCCGGCCCGCGAGCGCCTCGATCACGATTCCGCCGCTCGGAGCCGTCTTCTTCGCGCCCGAGGAGTCCCCGTCGCGATGAGCGAGCGGGCGGTCTGCATCCACGGGCACTTCTACCAGCCTCCCCGCGAAGACCCGTGGACGGGGGAGATCGAAAGGCAGCCCTCCGCCGCTCCCTACCACGACTGGAACGAACGGATCACCGCGGAATGCTACGGCCCGAACACGGCGGCCCGGATCCTCGACGCGGCCGGGCGCATCGAAGCGCTCGTCGACAATTTCTCCCGGATCAGTTTCGACCTCGGGCCGACCCTCCTCTCCTGGCTCGAGGAATACGCGCCGCGGGTGTACGCCGCGATCCTCGCCGCCGACCGGGAGAGCGCCCGGAGGTTCTCCGGGCACGGGTCGGCGATCGCGCAGGCCTTTCATCACGCGATTCTCCCCCTCTCCTCGGCGCGCGACCGGCGCACCGAGGTGCTCTGGGGAATCCGCGACTTCGAATCGCGGTTCGGCCGGTCTCCGGAGGGGATGTGGCTGCCCGAGACGGCCGCCGACGTCGAGACGCTCGAGACCCTCGCGGAGCTCGGCGTCCGGTTCACCGTGCTCGCGCCGGGGCAGGCCGCGCGCGTCCGGCCGCTCGGCGGCGAGGAATGGACGGACGTCTCCGGAGAGCGCGTCGACACGACCCGGCCGTACTTCGCTCCTCTCCCGTCCGGACGCCGGATCGCGCTCTTCTTCTACGACGGAGCCCTCTCGCGGGCGATCGCCTTCGAACGCCTGCTCGACAGCGCGGACGACTTCGTGGCGCGGCTCGTCGGCGCCGGCGACCAAGGGCTCCTCCACGTCGCGACCGACGGCGAATCCTATGGTCACCACCACGCGCACGGCGACATGGCCCTCGCCGCCGCGCTCGCGCGGCTCGAGAACGGATCCACGGCCCGGCTCACGAACTACGGGGAGCACCTCGAGAGGCGGCCGCCGCAGGACGAGGTCGAGATCGTTCCCCGGAGCTCCTGGAGTTGCGCGCACGGCGTCGGCCGGTGGGAGCGCGACTGCGGCTGTCATATCGCCGGAGGCTCGCAGCTCTGGAGGGGGCCGATGCGCGCCGCGTTCGACTGGCTCCGCGACGAGCTCGCTCCGCGGTTCGAGGATCGCGCCGGAGAGCTCCTCGTCGATCCCTGGAAGGCGAGGGATGACGCCCTCGTCCTCTTTCGGGACGGCCGGCGCGGCGAAGAGGCGTTCTTCGCCTGGAACGCGCGGCGCCCTCTCACCCGCGGCGAGCGCGGCGAGGCGTTCCGTCTCCTCGATCTCCAGCGCCAGACGCTCCGGATGTACACGAGCTGCGGATGGTTCTTCGACGACGTCGCCGGTCTCGAGGCGCGGCAGGTGATCCGCTACGCCGCCCGCGCGCTCGAAATCGGCGAGGAGGTCTTCCGGGAGCCTCTCGAATCCCGCTTCCTCGAGATCCTGAGGGAAGCGCGCGGGAACGACGCCGAGCTTCCGGACGGCGCCGCCGTGTACGAGCGGTACGTCGGGTCCCCGGGGCTTCGCAATCCCGCCCACCAGGAGGCCCGGGATCCGGGGCGCGCGATGTCGCGGGCCGTCACCGGGCTCGCCGAAGGCTGCGAGAACGATCCGTCGGACGCCCCCCTCCTCGCGGTGTGGCGGAGGGTCGTCGAACTGTCCGCCGGGCTCCCGTTCCCGGTCGCCTTCTGGAACGCGCAGAACGTGTACTACCGGCTGCGGGAGAAGGCCGAGACGTCGATGCGGAAGAAGGCCGCCGCCGGAGACGCCTCCGCGGCCGAATGGCTCGCGGAATTCGGAAAACTGGGAGAGCTCCTCGGTTTCGCGCCCCGGCCATGAACCGCCCGCCGGGGTTGTGAGGGGTACCCGCCTCGGCTAGAATCCGGGGCGGGCGGGCATAGTTCAGCGGTAGAACGTCAGCTTCCCAAGCTGAATGTCGTCGGTTCGATCCCGATTGCCCGCTCCAACAATCCCATCGACTTCGCCCCCGGGCCCGTTCGCCGGGATCGTTCCGGCGAGGAATGAGGCATGGGCGGCCTTGAGGCAATTGAATCAAGCGGACGTGCCCGCTTATTGATAAATGCTCTGGAATGACGCCCTCAGGGGGCACGCCGGCGTCTGAGTAGGAGTCCCGGTTCAACGTTCGAGTTTCGATCAAAAAACGATGACCAAAAAATGGCAACTCGGTGCGCACGATCCGTCAAGATTTTTCACGGAAGCGACTGAGCGGTCTGGTCCTCGGCTCGGTCCGTGTGAAGTTAAATCGCTGCTAGCACTGTACTTCTGGACAGGGAAGGGATTTCACGTCTGATCAAAATTACGGTTGCGGGGGCGGCAGAAGGTTTGCTAGATTCTCCCCCAGCCCAGCAAGATCTTCCGAAATGCGAAGTCGCCCGGCGAGCAATCGCGAGGCGTCTTGGCATGTCAGAACGTCACGCGACCGAAGAGCCTTCGCTCGGCGCCTCACCTTCCGGATGGGTAGGCTCTTACGGTCCCATCAATGGAAAAATCTTTTTACGGGACTCGTTGTGGAGGGAGGCCGCCTACGGATTTTCGATCAATGGAAAACGATCTCAGATCGCTGATTGAGTGAGTCAACGTTCTCTTTTGGAAAGGAAGGAATGGAGATGACAGCCACCAGGCCCTGGAAAGTCCCGATCAATTTCGTCCTCACCCTTTGTACCGCGTTTCTTCTGACCGCTTCGACGGCGTTCGCCGTCGGCACCGCGGACGTTGCCGTGACGAAGAGCAACGACACGGGTGGAACCGCGGTTGCAGGCCAGACCGTGACGTACACGATCACCCTCCACAACTTCGGCCCGAACGGAGCGACCCAGATCCACATCTCGGACTCCATGGATGTGCATCTCATCAACATCGTCGCCAACGCGACGGTGCCCGACAACTGCACGATCACCAATCAGGACATCCTCTGCGACATCCAGGGAATCGGCAACAACGGCGACGACACCATCATCATCACGGCGCAGGTTGACCCCGCGACACCCGCGACCACGGTCATCCAGAACTGCGCGACGATCACCGGCGCGAACCAGACCGAC is a window encoding:
- a CDS encoding aldehyde dehydrogenase family protein — translated: MSSTENRNFIGGKWVPSVSGRTFENRNPADRDDLVGTYPKSTAKDVDDAVAAARAAYRSWRLTPAPKRAEILYAAGDILKRRKEEIARLMTREMGKVLAETRGDVQEAIDMAFLAAGEGRRLFGVTAPSELANKFAMAVRDSIGVCGFITPWNFPIAIPAWKSMAALICGNTIVIKPATDTPASVIELAKVFEEAGLPAGVFNVVTGGGSEVGDPLVHHPDVRVISFTGSTAVGKAIGVECAKQNKRFHLEMGGKNAILVMDDADLDLAVEGAVWGAFGTTGQRCTASSRLLVHRKVLAEFEERLVARAKKVRVGNGLEEGVDMGPCVSEAQRETVAKYVEIGKGEGKLLTGGRKLTDGAWGKGWFHEPTIFEAKRDARVSCEEIFGPVTTVIPVDSLEEGIDVANGVAYGLSGAIYTRDVNKAFTAMRDFETGLFYVNAATIGAEVHLPFGGVKDTGNGHREAGVAGIDVFSEWKSIYVDFSGRLQKAQIDS
- a CDS encoding polymer-forming cytoskeletal protein, whose amino-acid sequence is MIGSQIKLIGEISGDEDVEVLGRVEGTIELRKDLVISSAGHVDAKIHAKNVTIAGRVKGDVTADERVELLPSGSLEGNIRAPKIVISEGAHFRGNVDMSARSEGTRPSEPGKPAAPPAIVSEHK
- a CDS encoding glycogen synthase, whose translation is MRVLFLAAEAAPLVKVGGLGDVAGSLPRALAALGIDVRVAIPDARPLEERRFVPRPVATFSVSAAHGDEVAAVSEVDVDGFPFLLVGGAPIPRSGRVYGNGIGEDGPKFAFFCRAALELCRRSGWKPDLVHAHDSHAAPAAAWLSEASGDPFFRDTASLVTIHNLPYMGTGAGAALADYGIPVDGDGLPEWARGALLPVGIARADEISTVSPTYAREILTPEYGCGLDALLRSRADRLTGIVNGLDLTVWDPSADSALARRFDAARIDARDENRDALRRDLGLESDPAAPLVGIVSRLDDQKGFDVAAPALARWLASGGQLAALGTGDPAVERGLGELAAAHPSRAAVRFRFDADLARRIYAGADMFLIPSRYEPCGLTQMIAMRYGCVPVARETGGLADTIRDAAGSAGTGFLFPTLDPDAISGALERARALRGNRPAWRSLVLRGMAEDFSWTRSARAYDALYVRAAARRRETVAR
- a CDS encoding glucose-1-phosphate adenylyltransferase; amino-acid sequence: MSSRPGARHGKFDDPPGSRVLKTRAVILAGGEGSRLGVLTDKRAKPAVPFAGKYRIIDFTLSNCVNSGLFDVMILTQYRPHSLNEHIAAGRPWDLDRSFTGGVKIYQPYRGRLATDWYKGTADAVFQNLSFVERETPDFVLILSGDHIYKMNYAEMIDFHVSNQADLTIATLEVTREEATRMGILGTDAEARVTQFVEKPSDPPATLASMGIYVFGAPLLSRVLLEDGRRRDSTHDFGKDVIPRLIQEGFRVLAYPFRGYWVDVGTIEAYWRTHMDLLRTPPPFNLNDRSWIIRTVSEHQPPVRIQDGALVQDSLVTDGCVIAPGARVENSILSPGVLVGPRAVLKESVVLSGAVIESGAQLRRTIVDKHVVIGHHARIGGMGRAGEPPLLTTLGKNAVIPEHAVVPAGATAAADAKAVEFAPAKPARAPV
- the glgP gene encoding alpha-glucan family phosphorylase — protein: METPLRKHPPLPAVPEAIAALADLAFDLRASWRPEVARLFAGLDGALWTATRQNAVALLQRVPAQVLDAAASDPGYVAAVAAVRRALEEADERPSPLAGACELEERGERIAYFCAEFGVAECLPIYAGGLGILAGDTLKSASDLRVPLVGVGLFYREGYFRQALSDEGRQEERNPPADPDALPLALAIGPDGMPLEIFVDFPGRRVGLAVRLARVGATPLVLLDSDLEGNSPADRAITHRLYGGDAENRLQQEILLGIGGMRALDALGWRPAVRHLNEGHAAFATLERIRQLVREEGLPFAEARRAGAAGNVFTTHTPVPAGIDLFPHDLIEPYFADLAAEIGLSTGDFYALGAEIVDPERNLFSMAALALRLSAKTNAVSKLHARVARGLWQKMTPETPVDEVPIFPITNGVHRDTWTDPDMRFEDPKRADPPEIWRRHQGLRRRLVVRCREILGSDVLDPEALTIGFARRFATYKRAPLVFTDPDRLARLIHAEGRPLQFVFSGKAHPHDQPGKEFVHRIVGFSREDRFRGRVVFLPDYDVDIARLLVSGCDVWLNNPERPLEASGTSGMKAGMNGVLNLSALDGWWDEAPREETGFTFGLAQDHPPADLMAQALYTVLENEVIPLFWERNGDGVPRGWVEKMRGSMDRIGALFSTDRMIGEYLDVAWIGAARRSQRGEAGARAAAAARPRRDSELAGKE
- the malQ gene encoding 4-alpha-glucanotransferase, which gives rise to MTRRLGLLLHPTSLPGRFGRGDLGPEADRFLEWMHEAGAGVWQVLPLGPCGYGDSPYGGASAFAGNRYLISPERLVADGWLDAGDLETAPPPVRPDDSAAFRESLLDRAWRRFRGNPPPDRLAALDAFRRDAARARWLPDWALFTSIKADRRGARWTEWPAPLARREPDALAEAARRLADETAKEEFVQFLFFTQWDAVRRRAFELSIAVFGDMPIYVAHDSADVWTHPELFDLDDRGEPVAVSGVPPDYFSATGQRWGSPLYRWDRCREQKWAWWIDRFRSNLALADLVRIDHFRGFAGFWAIPASESTAIAGEWRRGPGRELFDAVREAVGGGLPFVAEDLGVITSDVVDLRDRLGLPGMRVLQFGFDGDDSPHLPHRHVPNCFVYTGTHDNDTARGWLDRAPAAERSRALDYTGSDGSDFPWSLLRTALESVAETAIAPLADVLGLGSEARLNTPGNPEGNWKWQAPPGALSPALAARLRRLCALTGRAR